ATTTCAAACGCAACGGTCAGGTCGCGGCGATCACCGGATTCAAGCATTACGATAACCCGTACTGCGTCGCCGATTTGCCGGCATCGCAGTTGGAGGTCCGCTACGGCGAGCAGGCGATGCGGCTGAACTTGGCGGCGGGGTGAGTTTGGGAACAGACGCCGTTCTGTTCCCTGGTTCCGTCGTGCAAACGGGAACGCTCCGGAGAGCGTTCCCTAGCAGCGTGACAAACTTTGAGTCAGAATTCGTTAGGAGTTGTTCGTATTACCAAAGCTTGAACGAAAAAATTAAAAACTGGAGGATGCCATGGAGCTGCTCGTTGCCAATTCTGTAGACGCGACACAAATTGCCGTCGTTCAAAAAATGCTCACCCTACAAAATCAAATAAAGGGTGGTATCGGTTGGTTCTTCTGGATCGCAGGATTGTCCTTGATCAATTCGGCAACCTTTTTTGCAGGTGTTTCCTTAACGTTCGTAATTGGATTAGGTGCGACCCAGATTATTGATGTTTTCAGTTCAGCACTTGCGCGCGAGTTTAGCCCTGGGATAGGAACAGCCATACGCGTTGTTGGCTTTGGCTTGGATCTCTTCATTGCTGGTATTTTTGCGATATGCGGAGTGCTGGGACGAAAGCGGTTCAAAGGGATCGTTGTAATTGGAATGGTTTTGTACGCTTTAGATGCTGTGATATTCCTGGCGGTTGGCGAATGGTTAGGCGTTGTCTTTCATGCTTGGGCTTTATCGGGATTATGGCGCGGGATCAAGGCAATCAATGAACTTGGGCAATTGGAAAAAAACTTTTCCACCGGCGATGTGGCTTCATTGCAGAAACTCATTGCAGCACAAACTCAGACTAACTCGCCTGCGGCACGCAAGAACCTGTTGCGTTTTGCGCTCATAATCATCATACCCATTGCATTCTTACTTGGGTTCTTGATTTTGATGCTCGCACTTTACCAAAAGTAGAGCAGGCGATGCGGCTGAATTTGGCGGCGGCGTAGAAATCTTATCCACGAAGGACACGAAGACGCACGAAAGTTTTTTCTTGGCGCCCTTCGTGACCTTCGTGGGCATTTTCATCTTTGGTGGTAAACACTTGTAATGATGCTGACTCTGACTAACGTACTTGAATCGCTCGAACAAACTATCGTCGCCGCGTTGCCGCGCCAAATCACCGATCCCGCTCATCCCGACTATGGCGGGATCATTCGCCCGGAATGGGGCTTGGCGGATCCCAGCCACGTCACGACCACGCCGTTTATCGCCGGGTGCGCGTACTTGTATCTCGATCAAGCCGAGGCGCGGCGCCACGTTCCCAGCATCGCGCCGGCGGATTTGCTCGCGCGCGCGACGATGGCAATCGAGTACCTATTGCGCGTGCAACGTCCCAGCGGCTTGATTGATCTGCGCGATTGCAATTACGATTCCAGCCCCGACACCGGCTTTGCCGTCCAGAGTTTGTGCGCGGTCATCGAACTGGGTCGTCCGCTCGCGCCACGCGATTCAGCGTGGGCGAATTTTCTCGGCAAGGTCGAACGCTTTGTCCGGCTCGCCGTGCCGGGATTGCTCACCGGCGGATTTCACACGCCGAACCATCGCTGGGTGATCGCGTCCGCGCTCGCACAAGCCGGCGCGCTGTTTCCCGATTTGCCGGTCAGGTCCGTCATCGAAGCGTATCTCGCCGAAGGATTCGATATTGACGCCGACGGCGCGTACATCGAACGCAGTTCCGGTATTTACGATTCCGTGTGCGACCGTTCGTTGTTGTTGTTGGCAGACCACTGGGATTGCCCCGCCGCGCGCCCAACCGTCGCCGCGAATCTAAATTTTAATTTGCATTTGTTCCACGCCGATGGCACAATGGAGACCGGTCTTTCGCACCGGCAAGATTATGGCACGGCAATTGTTCCGCTCGGACTCGCGGCGGCGTATTTGCATTACGCATCGGTCGTTCCGAATCCGGTGTTCGCGCGCACAGCACAGTGGCTGTGGGACAAGGCATCTGCGCGCGGCGTGGGTGCGGAAGTATGGATGACGTACGTGATGTTCAAATTCGGCGAGCCGGCGCAAACGAGCGCGCCACTGCCGGAAAATTTCGCTCGATTCTTTTCACACAACGGCATCTGGCGCGTACGCCGCGACGCGCTGAGCGCATCGTTCTTTCGCGGCGTGACACGTTTGATGACGCTGCGTTTTGGGCAAGCCGAGTTATCGTCCGTCAAAATCTCGGCGAATTATTTTGGCACCGCCGGCGGTTGGTTCATCGGCGACGCGCTCGATGTGCAAGGTGACACGGCGACGTTTCGTTCAGAAGGGTTGGGGCGTCCGCGCCGACCAGGGTACGAACAACCGCTCGGTCGTCCCGTGCCACCGGATCAATATGAAGCGATGATTCCACAGCGCGCGCTTCGCACGCTGCCGCCGCTGACGAGCACACTCATCGCGCGTGAGACAACCCAGGGTTTCGATTTTCGCTACCAAACACTCGACGGACTCGACCGCGTCGTGTCGCAAATCGCGTTTGATTTTCCGCCGGGCGGAATTTGGGAGACCCAGGATTCGTGTTTGAAACCGCACGCCGGGCAAATCATTTTTCTCAAGCAGGGTTTCGGCGCGATGCGCTACGGCGACGACGTGATTCGCATCGAACCCGGCGCGGTCGCGCATCGCATCTGGAATATGCGCGACGCCGAGCCAGCGCCGCAGCACGTTCGCGTGCTGATGACGTTTGTCACGCCCATTGACCACGCGTTCTCGATTCGCGTGAGCAGGGGGCATACCTAGAAAGTTCGACCACCGATGAAAATATATCTCGTCTTTCCGCCACCCTGGACACCGGCGATGCCATACCTGGCGCTGCCGGTGTTGACCTCTTTTCTGCGGTCGCACGGAGTTGACGTTGTTCAACGCGATCTCAATCTCGAAACGTACGACACCGTCCTGAGTCGCGCCTATCTCGAGCAATCAATCGAGCGTCTCCGTGCCGATTTCCCGCCCAGTCGCAAGCATGACCTCCCCGAAAAAATTCAATGGGCATTCGATAAAGGTCCACAACTCGCGGCGCAAATACAAGCCGCGAAAGCCGTGTTTCGCAGTCCCGCGTTCTACGACGGCGAGAAGAGTCTGGACGCGTTCACCGTCATCGCGCCATCCTTCGACCTGGCTTCGTTGCCGTTCCATCCCGCGCGACTCGACTTGTTGAATTATCAACCAGCGCAATCGGTAGATAACAGCCGCACCTTGTTGCAAGCGGTGCGCGATCCGCGCCACAACATGTTCCTCGACATCTACCAGCGCGGCATCATCGCCGACATTGTGCGCGAGCGACCCGACATCGTCGGCATTTCGATTCCGACGATGGGACAGATGCTTTCGGCGATGACGCTCGCGCATCTCGTCAAGCAAACGGGGTTAAAGTGCCACGTCACCGTGGGCGGACCGCACATCTCGATGTTGCGCGAACAAATTCCGCACGTGCCGGCGTTGTTCGAACTGATTGACAGCGCGATCATCTACGACGGCGAAACGCCGTTGCTCCGATTAGCGGAAGCGTTGGATGGTCGCGGCGATTTGGCAGACGTGCCCAACTTGATCTATCACGCGAATGGCGCGATTCACGCGAACCCGGCGCAGATGCATCCCGACGCGTCCATCGCAACCCTGCCTGATTTCGATGGACTGCCGCTGGAGCGTTACCTCGCGCCCGACCTGGTTTTGCCGCTCATCACCGCACACGGATGCTATCACGGTCTCTGCGCGTTTTGCAATGTCGGCTACGGCGCGGGCAAGGGATTCGCGCCGGTCGTGGTCGAGCAGTTAGTCGAGCAAATGCTGACGTTGCATAACAAGTACGGCGCGCGCCACATCTTTTTCGCCGACGAAGCGATTCCGCCGCGCACGATGCGCCTGCTTTCGGCGCGCCTTGCAGAACTCGGTACGCCGATTGATTGGTGTAGTTGCGCGCGATTCGAAAAAGTGATTACGCCCGAGTTGTTGCACAGTCTGGCGCGCGGCGGCTGTGTCATGTTGCTCTTTGGTTTGGAGACGGCATCGGAGCGCATGATTCAACTCATGGTCAAGGGCACGCAACGCGAAACGATGAGCCGTCTCTTGCAAGAGGGCACGCAAGCCGGCATTTGGAATCACACGTTTTTCTTTTTCGGTTTTCCAACCGAGACGATGGACGACGCGCAAGACACGGTCAACTTTATCTACGCCAATCAAGATGCGATTCATTCCGCATCGCCGGGCACGTTTGTTTTGGAGCGCTACTCGCCGGTGCATTTGAATCCAAACCAGTACGGCGTCAAGCGGATCATCGAAAACCCGGCGCGCGACCTGGCAATCTATTTCGATTACGAACTCGAGTCGGGTCTGGATGAAGACACGGCGCAGACCGTCGTCGAGCGCTTGCTCGATGTGTTGCCGGGCAAACGCTTCGGTCAGTACTATACGCACGACGTGCATCGTTTTTTGTACGCGAGCCATCTGCGCGCGCAAGGCAAACAATTTCCGCCCTGGTTGATGAAGGAAAGTTGATCGCGAGAACCGCGACAGCATGGCAATCAACCACATAACGCGGCAAGACCGCAACCAAAATTATTTGGACGCGGATGAACGCGGATAAACGCGGATTTTTTGTTTTTATCCGCGTATTCCGCGTTCGTCCGCGTCCCAAACATCTCTACGGTTTTGATCGTTCTTCGCGACGAATATTACAAAAACCGGAGGCAACCCCAGATGAATTATCGTAGATTCGGAAAATTGGACTGGCACGCATCGGCGTTGGGCTTTGGGTGTATGCGGCTCCCGATCAAGAATGGGGACAGCGCGAACATTGACGAACCCGAAGCGACGCGCATGGTGCGGTACGCGATTGATCGCGGCGTGAATTACATTGACACCGCGTACCCTTATCACGGCGGCAACAGTGAATTGTTCGTTGGGCGCGTGCTCAAGGACGGTTATCGCGAAAAAGTTCGCTTGGCGACGAAGTTGCCCGTCTGGAAAGTTCAGAGCGCGGATGACCTCGACCCGATCTTGAACGAGCAATTGCAAAAATTGCAGACCGACCACATTGATTTTTATTTGTTGCACGGACTCAATCGCGAACGCTGGGACAAACTGCGCGGCATGGACACGCTCAAATGGGCGGCGCGCGCGCTGGCGGATGGACGCATCCGGCATCTCGGTTTTTCGTTTCACGACAAGTTGCCGGTCTTTCAAGAGATCGTGGACGCGTACGATTGGACGTTCTGTCAGATTCAGTACAACTTTATGGACATTGAAAATCAAGCCGGCACCCAGGGTTTGAAATACGCGGCGGCGAAGAGCATGGCGGTCGTCGTCATGGAGCCGTTGCTTGGCGGCAAACTCGTTGACCCGCCCGCGCCGGTTCAGGACATTTGGGACACGGCTGTTGCCAAGCGCGCGCCCGCTGACTGGGCTTTGCAGTGGTTGTGGAATCAACCCGAAGTGTCGGTCGTGCTCAGCGGCATGAACACAATGGAGCAGGTCGTCCAAAATATCGCGAGCGCATCCGCATCGCGCGTCAATTCGTTCGCCGCGCCGGAACTCGCGTTGTTCGATCAGGTGCGTGCCAAGTATGGCGAACTCTCCCC
The genomic region above belongs to Chloroflexota bacterium and contains:
- a CDS encoding radical SAM protein, with the translated sequence MKIYLVFPPPWTPAMPYLALPVLTSFLRSHGVDVVQRDLNLETYDTVLSRAYLEQSIERLRADFPPSRKHDLPEKIQWAFDKGPQLAAQIQAAKAVFRSPAFYDGEKSLDAFTVIAPSFDLASLPFHPARLDLLNYQPAQSVDNSRTLLQAVRDPRHNMFLDIYQRGIIADIVRERPDIVGISIPTMGQMLSAMTLAHLVKQTGLKCHVTVGGPHISMLREQIPHVPALFELIDSAIIYDGETPLLRLAEALDGRGDLADVPNLIYHANGAIHANPAQMHPDASIATLPDFDGLPLERYLAPDLVLPLITAHGCYHGLCAFCNVGYGAGKGFAPVVVEQLVEQMLTLHNKYGARHIFFADEAIPPRTMRLLSARLAELGTPIDWCSCARFEKVITPELLHSLARGGCVMLLFGLETASERMIQLMVKGTQRETMSRLLQEGTQAGIWNHTFFFFGFPTETMDDAQDTVNFIYANQDAIHSASPGTFVLERYSPVHLNPNQYGVKRIIENPARDLAIYFDYELESGLDEDTAQTVVERLLDVLPGKRFGQYYTHDVHRFLYASHLRAQGKQFPPWLMKES
- a CDS encoding aldo/keto reductase: MNYRRFGKLDWHASALGFGCMRLPIKNGDSANIDEPEATRMVRYAIDRGVNYIDTAYPYHGGNSELFVGRVLKDGYREKVRLATKLPVWKVQSADDLDPILNEQLQKLQTDHIDFYLLHGLNRERWDKLRGMDTLKWAARALADGRIRHLGFSFHDKLPVFQEIVDAYDWTFCQIQYNFMDIENQAGTQGLKYAAAKSMAVVVMEPLLGGKLVDPPAPVQDIWDTAVAKRAPADWALQWLWNQPEVSVVLSGMNTMEQVVQNIASASASRVNSFAAPELALFDQVRAKYGELSPIPCTKCEYCLPCPNGVAIPRVFAAYNEGMMYDKPDAMRGWYKQWVPAENQASACLQCLDCENKCPQNIPISQWLPIVHEVLAEGKPYVKRLN